The sequence TGGAAAATTGGCAAGGAATAAATCTAGAGTAACTAAACTATTGGatgaatcaaaataaaaagagctTACAGGGTTAATTAAAACTTATGAAAATCAGTCAAAACTAAATTCAGCTTTGCCTAAAAGAAATCAAACTTGCAACGcatattgataatttaaagATATTGGGTCTTTATCAGCTATTAAACTTGCTCCAAAAATTGCAGAAAACAGCTCACAAGAAGTTGTATTTCTTTCTCAAGTACATACAGGCTCAATTTGGTCTGTAGAGGCATTCCTTCCGCCTTTACTGAGATCCCTTAATGTTCCCTGAACAAGGAAAAGGCAAATCACTACAGATAGAGAGCCACAAGAATAGCAATACTAGAAGCCAGAAATAATTCACACGTTCCACAACACAAATTGTAATGACAAGAAGTTAACAACAAAGTCTCATAGAACATTATTGGCAAAGCCTATTTAGTTATTATCATGGATCAGTATAAACTGTTACTGGAAGCACCTTCCCCTAGGAGGACCATTTAAAACACctacaaaaatataaagcCATATCCATTAGTtctagaattatattttacagCCAGCAAAACAACCTTATTTGCCCACATCAGACCACATGCATTACATAAAGTCCTTGGTCCAGCTGGCCCTCTACGCATTGCAGGAGTATTATTTTCACTAACACCACAATGTTGGCATCTTCGGACACTGAAAACATTTCAGAAACAGGTGGTGGAGGGGTGGAATTAAGAACTTGCACAATAAGTAAAACTTCAATGATAAAAGCcgcaaagaaaaaagacacatTTGCTAAATGCAGAAAATAGTAAAGCCAGATTGAACATGCAACTCACACAGTTTCAGGACGAGGAGTACCATCTTGTAGGCAACTCTGTGCAGAATCCCAACTTGAACCGCCTGAGCTTTCTTTTAAGGATGCAAACTGCCCATTCTTGCGGTGCATCCTATCaagataatagaaaataaaataaataataatactttaaaaCCACAGTTCTGAAAAAAAGTTCACTTTAATGGAACTTTGCCCTCTTCTTCATTGGAGACTACTGAACACTCCCCACATGCCTCATCATACAATAAAAACCTTGAGTGAATTATGATTTTTCATTTCCTTTATGCTTTTCTGAAATGAATGATACTACACATATAAGTATGAAAAATTATGGAGAAAAGAAGAGGAATCATCCACACATGCTCAACACCAGCTAGCGCTATTATAACAGtatttatacaataaatatCTAAATGTCCATTCATCAAGCCGTTATAAGTTTTTTGCTCATGCTCTTATTTTCCACAGAAAGGCCAAGGTTTGGACAGATtgaataacaaattaaattccATATTTCCATATCTAGCAAGATACATACTGTGAGAGATTAATAGCAAAAAGATTCTGTGAATATCTGAAGGGAAATTCCTGAAAATACTTGCATTGCCCTTGTCCAACAAAAGTGAACTGctattaattagataaaatgcTCCAAGCATAACAATAAATaggaacaaaaataaaaagaaaaagactccCTAATGCTAACCTTTAAAGGCACAATAAATCATCTTCTCAACGTCTGCATTTAACATAGTCAGACAAAGGGGAAAAGATCCATTATGGTTTATTTGCACCATACCTTTGTGCAACCTCTTTTCGCACAGTGTATCTTATTTTCTTGTCAAAACATCTCTCCTTACGTTTCTCACGGAACCTAACAAGGGATGCTATTCTTCGTGAAAGATTTGAGCGCTTTGGGGTATCATCTACGCCCTAGAGAATATGGCAGATAAGGCATGAACACATGCAGAGAAGAACCAATTAAATGTGCTCGATAATTAAAATTCTGCATTACCCTGTTATTTTGAACACAAGGAACTTCAATAGTCGGTACAGCAGTGGGTATGTCCCGTCCTCCCAGAAGCAAGAGCACTGCTTGCACCTGTTTTTCCCAGTCAAAACCAACATGTTTACTCTCTTAAATAAACATGCTTTAGACTACCAAGCTAAAgagaaattatgaaaaactTGCAGAAAACTTATGGGATCAAGTCCTAATAATTGCATATAAGCATATAACTAATCTGCAATAAATTGAACAAGTTCAAGGAGTGGAATCAAGCTTGCTTCGACAGTTTTGCAATCAAGTGCCAAACAAAGCTCTTAATATCCATAGGAGCTACTATATATGTCACTCACACTACCCATAGTCTCCCAAAAGTCCAGTTCAGTGCATTTATGTCATAAACCAGATTTTAGCTCATCAGAAAGAGAACACAGTTCATCATGCAGGCGCGTGTAAAGTAGTAGCTGACACAAATTTACTGAAagtagaaaatagaaatgaaacATACCAAAAGTACGAACTGCTCACAAATTAGAAAGGACAAatcatttttaagaaaaaaaaaaaaaaaaagagcaagCCAGTTAATCAATTCTTCACATTTCCAAATCAGTTAATAAAACCCCTCAAACAGGATCAACTTCAGGATATTAACAGCagcaaataatttcataagctGCAAGAatccaattaaaaaataataactaaacataaatgcaatataaataattaaacgtACATACACGTGTATATAGTAAACAAAAGAAGCAGCTATCGAATAACTAATTTCCTTTTcctaaaacagaaaaaaagaagaaaggaaccTTCTCAGGGGTAACAGCAGGGAAAACAAAAACTTCTCCttcaaaagaaagagtaaGTTCACTAGTTCTCGACGCCACAATCACACCACCTCCACCGTGCTCGGCGACGTTGACACCGGAATTCATGGGAGTATTATCTTCGACGTCATCCATAGCATCACCGTCCTCGTACTCACGGACATCATCATCGTCGATCTGTATAGGAGCTTGCACGTGGTCCTCATACGGACGCGCTTGCAGTGGCAGTGGATTGGCAGCCGccataaaagtaaataaagcCTAAAGCTCACCTCGACCCTCACCGTCTGTCCGTCGCAGAGAAGCGAAACCCTAAGCATAAAAGCCTGCTGCAGCTACCTGTTCCATTGAGCATAGAATATTGTTTTGAAACTAAAAgatagtaattaaaatttgaaattaaatgataaGAGGAGTCGAGAAGCTTCGAAAACGGAAGAAGAAAATTGGGAGAGAGGAAGAGACAGAGAGACAAAGAACGTGAAATAGCTAAGGATCGTGTTTCTTTGATGACTCTCTGCTAAATTtggaaaattattattattattattatcacgtttttttttttaattaataagataaaaagtttttatttttccgaTTCATTAGGGAGTGTGTCGTACTATCGcatatactaataataataatgtatttgcagataatttctatttatttactgtacatactttttagaaaaaagaaaaaagaaaggaaatgaTAAGGGGCGTCGCAGGAATATGGTAATAAGCGATGAAGGTGTGTTGTCCACTGTATAGCCGTCGTGTGCGACGGGGGAGTGGGGTCCATGCGGGTGGTGGATCACATGGAGTGCGTGTTGATTGTGGAGTATGGGTGggatttcattattttctctttttaattaatgatgGATGATGATGGTGAGCGGAGCCCACAGGATAGTGAGGTTTTGGATGATGATCCAACGGCTAGTGCTAAATGAGGGGAGGAGTGCGGTTGTGATTATTATCATTTGTGTTATAAAAGTGTTTGGACATTCAGTGTCCATGGTTGGAATTTACGGACTTTGGACAGAAATTTTGTCATCacctcttttattttattttttatcaatggccaaaaggagaaagggaagaaagaagataataGTAAGTACAAATGGATAAGGTCTTGTTATAGTCATTAAGTATTAATGGATAATATAAATcaaaccaagaaaaattaagttggAAGGGTAAAATAGAGCAAATAATTGATAGATAAAATGGACGTACTCTTTTTAAGTGATGGATGGAAAAGCTCATTACTCTATCAATGGCCGGTTAGATGAGCACTTTCTGCATCCCAGCATGTAATTGAGAGCTATAAAGTAGGAAAGAAATACTTATTATTGTTATGTTAGTGGAATGGGACATTGCCTGACCCAAGTGACCAATTAGTGAAAAGAGAGATACTTTTTAAGTATATAGAAAAGCAACACTTTGTCTAAGCGTGCAGTGCAGCtgcaaaaaataataataataaagtaacaCCCGCACCTAAAGCTACCACCTAAGAGTTTCAGCAAACCAATCACCACAGTTTGAAATATAAACCCACACCGCAGACTACCATAAGATGACATTCTCATCGAACAGTAACCCAACAAGCCTCTGCATATTGCAGGCACCGATCCACCAAAACTCCCTCCCCATTTCCTCTCCTCTTAGcccttttatattttagtgaATGCAATGTGATTCTGGGTGGGATATTTTTGCACATTAAAGCAGGCAGCATCATCTGGCATATCAAATTACCAATGACAAAGGAGTGAAGCTTTATCCGATACATCCGGGCATAAAACCCTCAACGGGTGATCTCATGTAAAAGTACCAAAGAAAGTAAGAGATAACCTCATGTATTGATGATGACACTATAGTATCTGTACATTACAGAGAACAAGCTGCAAGAAATTTACTAGAATATCTTCAACTTGAATTTGCGCCTACTGCTGGTCTGGCTGTTGTTGTGAGACAACTTGGAACTTTAGTCTCTGGTTTGAAGCTGAATCATCACCACTTTTAATTCAATAAGTAACAAGATTGTTATGAGTATGGATGGCATTGCCGGAATCCGAGTCATTTGCTTCAGCTTCACCCTAATCCAGACGCAGCACAGCTTTTATAGTGAATAATAAACACTGCAGAACAAAGCAGACCCAAGAAAAACATATTATATGAGAATATACCTGCTCCATTGGATTCAGAGAATGATCCTGGGTTTTCTTGGACAGATCTCTCAAAGTTCCCTGCAGAGTTTTATTTGTCATCATGGAATGCAATGTCGATTTATAAgcaataaatagttaaatccCAGCAgtaataacttaattaaagGCAAATAAGTCAGGCATCTAGTATGGATGCACTGATCACACTGAATCTCAAAATATTATGTATCTAAAACTATTTCTATAAACCTTCCCCAAAATCGAGAAAACCTTTTTCTGCAAACATCATGCTCAAACCCCTGTCTCTCTTTAAATGCGTATACAACCTAGTGGTCGCATCTCTCCATCTTGCAGATTTCAAATTCTTTCCTCAGCAcctacaaaagaaagaaaaggaaaatggaGAGCTCTTGACCATTCAGGATAGGtcatcaaaattttatctggacTCCAGCATGGCATGTCTCCACCCTAGACAACTCAACTCAAGCCGCTATATGAATCCCAAAATATTCTatactaaaagaaattttcaaaaaagatGCAGAAACACTAAATCCATTTTTAAAGCAACCGATGTCGATGACTTACCTCTCACATTATTCATTTCCATAACTTGCCTATGCACATTCTTCCACACCAGTGCATTTGCCAAAGCATGAAAATGAACGCCACTTCCACCAACAAATATGTTCAATCTTTGCATGGCACTTCCCTACATTTCCACACATCTCTCTTAGCATCCTCATCTCAGTGTCTCTTACTCTCTTCACTGTCCAAAATCCACTACCAGAGCATAGCTGGCTAAGTAGTAATTCATAGATCAATTTATTTGAGACATCCTTCCCACTTACTGATCCTTTTTTATAACAGAACCTACGTAATGAGAATGATGCTTCAAGGCACCTCCACTCCATCTAGTTCAAATGACTATGCTCATGTCATTTCTTTTTCACCTTGACACATTAAAATTCATGCATTCCCTTTTACAACAAACAGTTATTGAATGTAATTCAATTCTCCATTTACTAAGCTTCATAGCAATAGGTAAATCAGTAGTGATGGAACAAGAAACCGATTAACATATCTCCTTCAAACAAGTTTCACATAAAGAACTAGCACATcttcaataaagaaaaagaaataaatatcaGCAATTCCTAAAACATCAaccaaaatccccaaatttCGACAATGTTAAGGTTACAAAAATAAGCTATGCAACTTTTATGAGTCATGCATCCACCATAACAGTAAGGTTATTAAAAATGTTTAACCTGCAGTTTAGAGAGTTAAGCAGTCCAACTAATAATGATGAAGAGGACCTGGCTGGCTGACTGACTGACAAGCATGTAGCTTATAGCGCTTCGATATAAGCACAGGTTGAAATCCCATTAGCAACAAGAATGTTGGAATTCTGAGTTTGACGTCAGTTCGTAAGCTTGCTAAATTACCACCAAGCTTATCTCAAGTTAGCATTTGGAACTAGGAAGCCCATCATTTGTCTAACTACTACTTTGAGGAACAATAATCCCTCTTCACTAAGTACAAGATGGAGAGCTAAACATATTTCTGAGGACCCACTGAgtgaaaaagagaagaggatATCCATATCATCAATCCTTCACCAAGTTTGTTCCAATGATGAGCACATTATGACTTTTATAAGCATCAATACCCGTACTTTTGCATTTAATATTACCTTAGCTCAATTCTCCAGTTACTGAATCCAGTTTTTTAACTTTCAAATTTCTTTCCACTTTGTTATTCTAGTAGCATATCTAGAATTGCTTGggtttttcatttcttttgggGCCCATTTCATGTTTCAAACAATTCACTCCTCACTTGACAAGCATAACAGTATTGATGACAAAATATAACACTCAAAGAGTATATGCATGACATAGTTTGATACTATACATCAATGACAGTGCAGAACTACATATCTCTAGTTTCAATCGTGATCAATGATAGTGGCAATATTGATAAGGCAGAAAAACATCCATTCAGAATCAAATGCATCAGCAACAAATCCATAAATGAGGAAATCATGTAGATACTTATGGGGCATAAATACCAACCCTTTACCAGATAAACAACTTTTATTCTCAAACAATAAATGAGAATATAAGCATATGCCAATCCAACTtagaaacattaaaaaaaaataaaaaaataaaaaaataaaaaaaaattaaacatataagaagagaaacaaaatgaaataaaaacatGAGATCCGTGAATTAAGAAGTATTAATAATACTAACCCTGTTTGCCCAAAATAGCCCACAAGCATTGCAAAGTGATCTAGGACCAGATGGACCACGCCGCATCATTGGAGTTGATTTTGAACTAGTGCCACAATGTGTACACCTAGAGGATGAAATCACAAGGGCTACATTTAATCTTATTATAATCTTCTATTGAAACAAAATTGTATCACTTGTAGCAAGATATAAACAGCAAGGGGAAAAAAGTTACAAACGTTTATGGTGACTGAACACGATATCACCCCCAAGTGGAGAAGAAAAATTAGCTCTTCAGCTCTTAAAACAATACGACATGAAAGAAATTCATAACCACTAGATTtttattcctttcttttcctctcttccCTCTCTTGTTTTCACAATCCACTAGAGTTTCAGATAAGATGTAGCCTTTCTGGATAATAAGAATTCAAATGATTATGCACAACTTACGAGGTTTCCTGCTGGCTATCATCTTGACCTGAGTCCTGACCGCCACCCCATCCGTATGTTCCATCTGACTTCTTGGAAGAAGTAAACTGACCCTTATTACGCTGCATCCTGGTGTAATAAAACAGAAGAAGgtaataaaagattaattatcaattcaAATTCAACAACACCGCATGCACTCTACAATATCATGTGTTCTAGCTCAATGATTAAAATTATGGTTCCCATTATAGTATGCGGCTCTATGAGTTTTTTAAAAACACTGTACAAAGTACCAATCGTATCTTCGTCATTTGGGCAAGGTCAGACACAATAACAAATTAGTCGCCATAAAGTTTAGTGCTTCTGTCTGAGCTTCTAAATCATAAGCAATACTAAATCTCAGGCAAGTCTTAATGGATTACTTCAATTTCTCTATCAAAATTTTGCAAAATCAACAAGCAACTAAAGTAGCAATTTAACtagttgaaaaataaaaattacaaccATACCTAAGAGCAACCTCTTGGCGAACACTATATCTAACTTTCTTATCAAAATTCCGTTCTTTCCTCTTTTGTCGAAATCTATTTAATGAAGCGGCTCTCTGAGGTTGAGTACAACGTCCTGGATAGTCTACCACCGCACTCTAAAGAGAATAAAACTGACATATATATAAGGGATAACAAGAAGTGCAAAACTTCCAATACAGAGCCTAGCAATAAGAAAGATaccctttgattttgagaGGCAACTTCTAGACCATGTGGACCAGAAGTTAGTTCGCATCCTCCCAATAGTAATAACACTGCTTGAACctataaccaaaatataactTAATGGTCAAAAAGACAAACTGCACAAAGACCAAACTTAAATTCAAAGATACAAACAGcatgaattttcattttagccGTTGAGaataatcaaaaaataagcaaagaaatgaaattaaagTCAATTGTTGCTGTTtccatttaaaaatgaaagctATAATGGCACGTTTGAGCACAGTATTTAgcaatttctcttttctaaaaACCTAAATGAATGCACTTTTTAAAGTACCTTATCTGGAGTGACAGCATCAAAAACATAAACTTGACCTCGAAACGTCAATGTAAGTTGACTTGAAACATCGTTGCCCTGAATAGCAAGCTCGGAGCCAGCGGCACTAGTAGGAACATAAACGGAGTCATGTGAAACATCATCTTCTAGTACCACGCCAGTAGCATTACCGTCCTCGTAACGTATATGGTGATGGTCAATGGAGTCCGCAGCAACACCGTCTTCGTCATCCCCGGTGGGTCCCGTAGGAGTATGGATCTGGTGGTGAACATTCATAGACTGTGAATGACTGTACATTGGGGAATCGGATATGTAATGAAAGGATTTTGAAGCATTACAGAGAGGAGAAGTGAtgaaaatttgagaaattttacaaaaacCCTAACCCTAGTAATTATTGAGTTAAAAAACGAGAGGGAAATAATGAGGGAGTGAAGTTTGTAAAAATAgaaaccaaaagaaagaaaaatagaaaaagaaagaagagatgtTTGTGATGTGCTTTGTGTGTGAGAGACTGTGAGGTGCCGTACAATTGGCGTGTTTTCTTGTGTGTACTGTTGAAACTCGTTCGTGTGTTGAGGTGCGCACGTGCCATGTGATGGATTGGGCTGCTAAAGGCCTCAGGATCAGGATTCTATGGTATTGGACCGTGCGACCGTCTGCAATAATTTTCCAAAAGCCCTTCAATTCTGGTCAACGGGTTACTATTTAGTgtgtaattaaaattattatcttttaaaaataatattattttctgagaATTTTGTAATAATTGATAGAATAAcaagttatatattaaatcaataaataaaatcgattttaaaaaaatgatggAAAAACATTTTCCATTCCATTTGTAATAACTAATGTtcctgaattttttttatttatatggtgTATAACTAGTAAACAGAAtaatatagtattttattaaataattttttattttgtaattgtgacaaataatttaaaatatttaacgaAATATGCACCAATACGTTTTCAGAGGTTGAAAGAAAGTTAAAGTTTCTTGGGGATCCTTTCAGTTGCCATCTATCAGTAAATGGCTGTATGATGATAAATATATGCTTGGAAACAAATGAAGCGGACAagaatttgtttaattttattttttttggcttGCTTATCATCCActcaaattttgtttttatttgattatttcagAATCTAACTAGGTTTtatttgtcttttattttgttatttaaaacGATAAtgtatttcaattttcatctTCATTATTCCAACATCATGGTCGTCTAATCCTGCCAAAATTTGGAGCTTGCGCAGCCCATAATAATATTAGCAGGAAACCCCAGTAACTAAAGCCTCTTTTCCACAAGAGGAAAGCAGTATTTTTGACCTTTTGAGTTGCCATGAAAAGAACCAGCAAACTTCATGTAGCAGTGTTTCCATGGCTAGCCATGGGACATCTTATACCATTTCTCAGATTCTCCAATCTCTTAGCCCAAAAGGGTCATTTagtttctttcatttcaacCCCAGGAAACCTACACAGGCTTCCCAAAATACCTCCACAACTATCTTCTCACATTTCACTAATATCCCTGCCCTTGCCTTCCGTACCAGGACTGCCATCTAATGCAGAGACCACTACTGACGTACCCTACACTAAACAACAATTGTTAAAGAAA is a genomic window of Ricinus communis isolate WT05 ecotype wild-type chromosome 2, ASM1957865v1, whole genome shotgun sequence containing:
- the LOC8280352 gene encoding GATA transcription factor 24 isoform X1, whose translation is MAAANPLPLQARPYEDHVQAPIQIDDDDVREYEDGDAMDDVEDNTPMNSGVNVAEHGGGGVIVASRTSELTLSFEGEVFVFPAVTPEKVQAVLLLLGGRDIPTAVPTIEVPCVQNNRGVDDTPKRSNLSRRIASLVRFREKRKERCFDKKIRYTVRKEVAQRMHRKNGQFASLKESSGGSSWDSAQSCLQDGTPRPETVVRRCQHCGVSENNTPAMRRGPAGPRTLCNACGLMWANKGTLRDLSKGGRNASTDQIEPETPIDVKPSIMEGEFSGNQDEHVLQEASEDLTSTLPMRVVHSSADDDDQEPLVELANPSDADLDIPSNFD
- the LOC8280352 gene encoding GATA transcription factor 24 isoform X2; its protein translation is MAAANPLPLQARPYEDHVQAPIQIDDDDVREYEDGDAMDDVEDNTPMNSGVNVAEHGGGGVIVASRTSELTLSFEGEVFVFPAVTPEKVQAVLLLLGGRDIPTAVPTIEVPCVQNNRGVDDTPKRSNLSRRIASLVRFREKRKERCFDKKIRYTVRKEVAQRMHRKNGQFASLKESSGGSSWDSAQSCLQDGTPRPETVVRRCQHCGVSENNTPAMRRGPAGPRTLCNACGLMWANKGTLRDLSKGGRNASTDQIEPVLQEASEDLTSTLPMRVVHSSADDDDQEPLVELANPSDADLDIPSNFD
- the LOC8280352 gene encoding GATA transcription factor 20 isoform X3 is translated as MAAANPLPLQARPYEDHVQAPIQIDDDDVREYEDGDAMDDVEDNTPMNSGVNVAEHGGGGVIVASRTSELTLSFEGEVFVFPAVTPEKVQAVLLLLGGRDIPTAVPTIEVPCVQNNRDAPQEWAVCILKRKLRRFKLGFCTELPTRCVRRCQHCGVSENNTPAMRRGPAGPRTLCNACGLMWANKGTLRDLSKGGRNASTDQIEPETPIDVKPSIMEGEFSGNQDEHVLQEASEDLTSTLPMRVVHSSADDDDQEPLVELANPSDADLDIPSNFD
- the LOC8280353 gene encoding GATA transcription factor 25 isoform X1 produces the protein MYSHSQSMNVHHQIHTPTGPTGDDEDGVAADSIDHHHIRYEDGNATGVVLEDDVSHDSVYVPTSAAGSELAIQGNDVSSQLTLTFRGQVYVFDAVTPDKVQAVLLLLGGCELTSGPHGLEVASQNQRSAVVDYPGRCTQPQRAASLNRFRQKRKERNFDKKVRYSVRQEVALRMQRNKGQFTSSKKSDGTYGWGGGQDSGQDDSQQETSCTHCGTSSKSTPMMRRGPSGPRSLCNACGLFWANRGSAMQRLNIFVGGSGVHFHALANALVWKNVHRQVMEMNNVRGNFERSVQENPGSFSESNGAG
- the LOC8280353 gene encoding GATA transcription factor 25 isoform X2, with the translated sequence MYSHSQSMNVHHQIHTPTGPTGDDEDGVAADSIDHHHIRYEDGNATGVVLEDDVSHDSVYVPTSAAGSELAIQGNDVSSQLTLTFRGQVYVFDAVTPDKVQAVLLLLGGCELTSGPHGLEVASQNQRSAVVDYPGRCTQPQRAASLNRFRQKRKERNFDKKVRYSVRQEVALRMQRNKGQFTSSKKSDGTYGWGGGQDSGQDDSQQETSCTHCGTSSKSTPMMRRGPSGPRSLCNACGLFWANRGTLRDLSKKTQDHSLNPMEQGEAEANDSDSGNAIHTHNNLVTY